Proteins from a genomic interval of Arachis hypogaea cultivar Tifrunner chromosome 10, arahy.Tifrunner.gnm2.J5K5, whole genome shotgun sequence:
- the LOC112717307 gene encoding serine/threonine-protein phosphatase 7 long form homolog, whose amino-acid sequence MGDDPERLYRLDGVAHIAGMIKNEPQRCIRSMRRQQGMPLDECYVPYLQMAGLYHLARLNDRWYQLDKPLVSAFVERWRPETHTFHMSFGECTITLQDVAYQLGLAVDGRYVSGCLTNFHMYIEGGRPVWVWFEELLGVIPPPSQVQKFAVNCTWFQETFGECPEGADEKTVRRFARAYIMMLLGTQLFGDKSGNRIHIRWLPYVARFEEMGSYSWGSAALAWLYRCMCRVANRHVVKLAGPLQLLQSWIFWRFPRFRPAGYDTCSWPLASRWSGYSPSYSENGPRVQSTRLKIDMLQPRDFIWMSYSSPDVLQVVHPEALEPRHTALWRSVTSLIYFAVVEWHQVDRILPQFGGVQPLPRPALNIDFLMSKDGRGGDRWFPSVLRH is encoded by the exons CCACagcgatgcatcaggagcatgcggcggcaaCAAGGCATGCCACTCGATGAGTGTTATGTTCcatacttgcagatggccggcTTATACCATCTGGCTAGGCTCAACGATAGATGGTATCAGTTAGATAAGCCCCTTGTCAGCGCCTTTGTCGAGCggtggcgtcctgagacgcacaccttccaTATGTCCTTCGGAGAGTGCACCATCACGCTtcaggacgtggcgtaccagtTAGGGTTGGCAGTGGACGGGCGTTATGTCAGCGGTTGCCTTACAAATTTTCATATGTATATCGAGGGCGGACGTCCAGTTTGGGTGTGGTTCGAGGAGTTGCTTGGAGTGATTCCTCCTCCGAGCCAAGTTCAGAAGTTCGCAGTTAACTGCACCTGGTTCCAGGAGACTTTCGGAGAGTGCCCCGAGGGAGCCGATGAGAAGACTGTGCGCCGATTTGCtcgtgcctatatcatgatgttgttAGGCACTCAGTTGTTTGGAGACAAGTCCGGCAACcgcattcacatcagatggcttcccTACGTTGCTAGGTTTGAGGAGATGGGTTCCTACAGTTGGGGGTCTGCTGCATTGGcttggttgtaccggtgcatgtgccgagtggcaAACAGACATGTGGTGAAGTTAGCGGGCCCACTACAGCTACTTCAGTCCTGGATCTTCTGGCGCTTTCCCAGGTTTAGGCCTGCTGGGTATGACACGTGCAGCTGGCCTTTGGCATCGAG gtggtcaggttacaGCCCTTCCTACAGCGAGAACGGTCCTAGAGTACAGAGCACACGACTAAAGATAGACATGTTGCAGCCCAGGGAT TTTATCTGGATGTCGTATAGCTCCCCCGATGTACTTCAGGTTGTGCATCCGGAGGCGTTGGAGCCTCGCCACACGGCGCTTTGGCGGTCTGTCACGTCGCTTATATACTTTGCCGTTGTAGAGTGGCATCAGGTAGATAGGATTCTACCTCAGTTTGGTGGTGTGCAGCCCCTCCCGCGTCCCGCCCTTaacatcgactttctgatgtcgaAGGACGGGAGAGGCG